The following are encoded in a window of Paenibacillaceae bacterium GAS479 genomic DNA:
- a CDS encoding acetolactate synthase-1/2/3 large subunit, which produces MIVAEAILRYLKAQGVEHLFGIPAGIISPIYDSLIDVGIKPIITKNEAGSAYMAARYSSTTGKLSVCAGAGAVGVSNMMNGIADAKRAKAPMLVIAGAINRWQMGKGAIQELDGEQMVKVVTKYSATVLREEDVLPELDRAVRAALTPPCGPVYLSIPIDIQRAILPQLELPTPPALDTPIAAEPEPEALERAAALIRKADKGLIMVGRGGRGFGTLIEELSSRLGWPIITTPAGKGVVSIDYPLNLGNYGFSSTDAAQRYVNGSEPECLLVLGTSLGEASTCNFNEVLVKGRSVIHVDLDPSEIGKVFKTDAPVCGDLRYVLPYLLDNCGPERMPQQVERPVNDAYERNHTGLSLRLFLEGLSDVLPVETRYACDIGEFTNFALKYLSVPHEGDFEINLDYGAMGSAIAGAAGLAIAEPGKPVAVLAGDGCFFMNGMDILTAKEYRLPVIYIIINNAMLSYVERGQQFLFKRTLPDYKQERISIAAMMGAAGVRSMTIDNIDEMARIQEFTCNLAGPCVIEVVTDGSEPAPILDRLKALVSQ; this is translated from the coding sequence ATGATCGTAGCAGAGGCCATTCTTCGTTATTTGAAAGCGCAAGGTGTTGAACATCTTTTTGGAATCCCTGCTGGAATCATAAGTCCAATCTACGATTCACTGATCGATGTTGGCATTAAACCGATCATCACGAAAAATGAAGCTGGCTCCGCCTACATGGCGGCAAGGTACTCCAGCACGACTGGCAAGCTATCCGTATGCGCTGGAGCCGGAGCTGTCGGTGTCAGCAATATGATGAATGGCATTGCCGACGCCAAGCGTGCGAAGGCGCCGATGCTTGTCATCGCTGGTGCGATCAACCGCTGGCAGATGGGTAAGGGAGCTATTCAAGAGCTGGATGGCGAACAGATGGTCAAAGTCGTGACGAAGTACAGCGCCACCGTACTCCGCGAGGAGGATGTACTGCCTGAGCTTGACCGCGCAGTGCGTGCAGCGCTGACGCCGCCATGCGGCCCAGTATATCTGTCCATCCCGATTGATATCCAACGTGCGATTTTGCCGCAGCTTGAGCTTCCGACACCGCCAGCGTTAGATACCCCAATTGCTGCTGAACCCGAGCCGGAAGCGCTTGAGCGGGCAGCGGCTCTTATCCGTAAAGCTGACAAAGGCTTGATCATGGTTGGCCGCGGAGGACGTGGCTTTGGGACACTTATTGAGGAGCTAAGCTCCAGGCTCGGATGGCCGATCATTACGACGCCAGCTGGCAAAGGAGTTGTATCCATCGATTATCCTCTTAATCTGGGCAACTATGGCTTTTCCAGTACGGATGCGGCACAACGCTATGTGAACGGCAGCGAGCCTGAATGCCTGCTCGTACTCGGGACAAGCCTTGGAGAAGCGTCTACATGCAACTTCAATGAAGTGCTCGTTAAGGGACGGTCGGTCATTCATGTCGATCTGGATCCATCCGAGATTGGCAAAGTGTTTAAAACGGATGCTCCTGTATGCGGAGATTTGCGGTACGTGCTGCCATATTTGCTAGATAACTGTGGTCCGGAAAGAATGCCTCAGCAGGTTGAGCGGCCCGTCAATGACGCTTACGAGCGGAATCATACGGGATTGTCGCTGCGTCTATTCCTTGAGGGACTTAGCGATGTTTTGCCGGTAGAAACACGGTATGCCTGCGATATTGGTGAGTTTACGAACTTTGCGCTAAAATACCTGTCCGTTCCACATGAAGGAGATTTCGAGATTAATCTCGATTACGGAGCGATGGGCTCTGCGATTGCAGGAGCCGCGGGTCTAGCTATTGCGGAGCCAGGCAAGCCGGTTGCCGTACTGGCTGGTGATGGCTGCTTTTTCATGAACGGCATGGATATTTTAACGGCTAAAGAGTACCGCCTTCCTGTTATCTACATCATCATCAACAATGCCATGCTTTCTTATGTGGAGCGGGGCCAGCAGTTCCTATTCAAGCGTACACTGCCGGATTATAAGCAGGAGCGGATTTCGATCGCAGCGATGATGGGAGCCGCAGGTGTGCGTTCGATGACGATTGACAATATAGACGAGATGGCCCGAATTCAGGAATTTACCTGTAATCTCGCTGGCCCGTGTGTAATTGAGGTCGTAACGGACGGTAGCGAGCCGGCGCCGATTCTGGATCGGCTGAAGGCGCTTGTCAGTCAATAA
- a CDS encoding acetolactate synthase-1/2/3 large subunit, whose product MQHVDEILAQLANFTGVKDIACHRIANGKLNPVLKTETDQLGIERWKQVHGEKPVYISEDPLLTSILKERKTVIIDDVATDPRSHEEFFFFGIDSLMIVPVIRGEEVEGLLIAASIGSRFAFTPEQAAEGERLAALL is encoded by the coding sequence ATGCAGCATGTAGATGAGATACTGGCACAATTAGCTAATTTTACAGGAGTAAAGGATATTGCCTGCCATCGAATCGCAAACGGCAAGCTTAATCCGGTGCTAAAGACAGAAACCGACCAGCTCGGCATCGAGCGCTGGAAGCAGGTCCATGGAGAGAAGCCAGTTTATATCAGCGAAGATCCGCTTCTTACGTCCATATTGAAGGAGCGTAAGACGGTCATCATTGATGACGTCGCCACTGACCCTAGATCACATGAGGAGTTCTTTTTCTTTGGCATCGATAGTCTTATGATTGTACCGGTTATCCGTGGAGAAGAAGTAGAAGGTTTGCTCATAGCAGCATCCATCGGTAGTAGGTTTGCTTTCACGCCGGAGCAAGCAGCTGAGGGAGAACGTTTGGCGGCTTTGCTCTAG
- a CDS encoding methyl-accepting chemotaxis protein, translating to MSTKSKWSEMIGGLRGKNQTAAETASIVTESKAAEESAEQLKLKEAFVLSSQMAESSSKLVKEAEFTNDLAEGIGLAIQQVSNGSEAIASSAKANMTMLEEVSLGMGHIAEFSIALSQETADVADKAVSGLSTIETAVGQMNRVAAHALSQADAMSTMNRLNEEIEGIALVVGEISSQINLLSLNAAIEAAHAGEYGRGFSVVADEIRKLAEQSAVSARSIGKTAADIRSNSLKSVEGMKRFNEELENGVQHVNAAGQSFHQIVDLTGKVSEKVQEISSVTQQVNAGTEEILVSVRETTDNTELSMASSKEIALCVEEQLQSVQQTLQLARTLKEQALKLKQESTSSSSADRG from the coding sequence TTGAGCACAAAGTCAAAATGGTCTGAGATGATTGGCGGGCTGCGAGGGAAGAATCAAACTGCAGCCGAAACAGCTTCCATCGTGACCGAGAGCAAGGCTGCTGAGGAATCAGCGGAGCAGTTGAAGCTTAAAGAGGCTTTTGTACTATCGTCGCAGATGGCTGAGTCTTCCTCGAAGCTGGTTAAGGAAGCGGAATTCACCAACGACTTGGCGGAAGGGATCGGCTTGGCTATCCAGCAGGTTTCTAATGGGAGCGAAGCAATTGCTTCAAGCGCGAAGGCGAATATGACGATGCTGGAGGAGGTTTCTCTAGGCATGGGTCATATCGCGGAGTTTTCCATCGCGCTCTCTCAAGAGACAGCGGATGTAGCGGACAAAGCTGTCAGCGGCCTTAGCACAATCGAAACGGCGGTAGGGCAGATGAATCGTGTCGCGGCGCATGCGCTATCGCAGGCAGATGCGATGAGTACGATGAATCGGCTCAATGAGGAAATTGAGGGAATTGCACTAGTCGTAGGTGAAATTTCCAGCCAGATTAACTTGTTGTCTCTCAATGCAGCCATTGAAGCCGCTCACGCAGGGGAATACGGTCGAGGTTTTTCGGTCGTAGCGGATGAGATTCGCAAGCTTGCCGAGCAGTCCGCAGTCTCAGCCCGCAGCATCGGCAAGACGGCGGCGGATATACGAAGCAATTCCTTAAAGTCGGTCGAGGGTATGAAACGATTCAACGAAGAGTTGGAAAACGGTGTGCAGCATGTCAACGCAGCCGGACAGTCGTTTCACCAGATTGTAGATTTAACCGGAAAAGTGTCGGAAAAGGTCCAGGAGATCTCCAGCGTAACTCAGCAGGTGAATGCTGGAACAGAGGAAATTCTTGTCTCGGTCCGCGAGACGACAGATAATACTGAGCTGTCGATGGCTAGCTCCAAGGAGATTGCTTTATGCGTTGAGGAGCAGCTCCAGTCTGTTCAGCAGACGCTTCAGCTTGCGCGCACGCTTAAGGAGCAAGCTCTCAAGCTGAAGCAGGAGTCGACGTCATCATCATCAGCGGATAGGGGATAG
- a CDS encoding ribose 5-phosphate isomerase B, producing MIVAIGSDHAGYPLKAHIVEAMKAGGIEIMDFGSYTPEPVDFPDVARLVCDAVREGRAFRGIMVCGTGVGAAIAANKIPGIRAAVGHDSYSAVQCVEHDDVNVLCIGAQIVGPTLAAAYVTAFLGAEFSTEPHFRRRVEKLHALERAAVMEWLSSEDGLKKP from the coding sequence TTGATCGTAGCAATCGGAAGTGACCATGCCGGTTATCCGCTCAAGGCCCATATCGTAGAAGCGATGAAGGCAGGGGGCATCGAGATTATGGACTTCGGGAGTTATACGCCAGAGCCAGTGGATTTTCCGGATGTGGCTAGGCTTGTATGCGATGCTGTGCGGGAGGGCCGGGCTTTTCGGGGCATTATGGTATGCGGCACAGGAGTTGGTGCAGCCATTGCCGCCAATAAGATCCCTGGCATTCGGGCAGCAGTAGGCCATGATAGTTATAGCGCAGTGCAATGCGTAGAGCATGATGATGTCAATGTTCTGTGCATCGGTGCACAGATCGTTGGACCTACTCTAGCTGCCGCTTATGTGACCGCTTTTCTCGGCGCGGAGTTCAGTACCGAACCGCATTTCCGCAGGCGTGTGGAGAAGCTCCACGCTCTGGAGCGCGCAGCGGTTATGGAATGGCTGTCTTCTGAGGACGGCTTGAAGAAGCCTTGA